The following nucleotide sequence is from Salvia splendens isolate huo1 chromosome 2, SspV2, whole genome shotgun sequence.
CAAAAATACGGAGAAATAATGCTATTAAAATTCGGAAAATTCCCCGTCCTCGTCGCCTCGTCCCCTGAGATGGCCAAACAGTTCCTCAAGGTCCACGACGCCGTCTTTGCCTCAAGACCTACCTTCGCGGCCTACAAACATGTTAGCTTCGACTACTCCGACGTCTCCTTCTCTCCCTACGGCCCATACTGGCGAGAGGCGCGTAAAATATTCATGACAAAAGTGCTGAGCGCAAGAAAAGTCGAGAGCTTTGAGCACATCCGTGTCGAGGAGAGGCGCCGGTTGTTCTTCCATTTAATGTCGTTATCTGGAAAACCGGTTGAGCTGAGAGAGCATTTGTTGGGCTTCACTCTTTCGGTTGTATCGAAGATGATATTCAAGGAGAAGTATTttggtggtggaggagatgatTCGGTTTTGGACATGGTTGAGATGGGAGAGATAGTGAGGGAGTGGTTTGTGCTAACCGGAGCGTTTAATATTGGGGATTGGATCCCGTGGGTTGATTTTCTTGATTTGCAGGGCTATGGGAAGAAGATGAGGGCTTTGCAGAGGAAAATGGATGGATTTTGCGACTATGTGATTgatgatcatttggagagaAGGGGAGAAGGTAAGGAAGATTTTGTCGATGTTTTGCTGCAGATAGCCGCGGAGGAAGATGGAGTTCGATTCACGAGGGATTCTGTCAAGGCGTTAACCATGGTACGTAGTAGTAATACTTTTCGAACCTAGTAAAAATTTAGTGTTCGGGATATATTGACATGTGGTCGACCATCCAGTTAATCACAATTGCAGGACAAAAAAATTGGCGGTTCACGAATTAGACACACCTCGTGTGCTATATGTCTGAATCACTAAATTTTATTAGTTTGTTGATTTGCTTGGTCCTTGAATATAAATTCTTACCACAATGCCAATTCCCAAATTCTCAGATGGTGTCTATTGAATTGGAGGCTCGAATTTGGGGTTTGGAACTCTCAATTTCAAATCGACTTAATTCTACAATTTAACTCGTATAggaaaattaaaaacttcagatatttataaaattggGACTCTCaaacacacacattatataaaTCGTAAATATTATCGAATTTCGGTTAATTTTGTATTCAACGGGCATAATTTGAAATTAGTActacaatttaataatttatttttataaaaggatttaaaattgaattagaATATTATATCATCAAGTACAATCCATAAAACTCCAATAACAAGGTCAAATTCCATTATGCCAAAAAACATGTTTTCTTGTTGCAGAACTTGTTGGTTGCTGCCGTAGATACCTCAACTACAATGATCGAATGGGTTATGCTTGAACTCCTCAGACACCCGCACATTATGGAAAAGGCAAAAGCAGAGCTCAACAAAGTGGTAGGGAGAAATAGATGGGTAGAAGAGAATGACATGCCTCAATTGCCATACATGAATGCCGTCATCATGGAAACGTTACGCCTACATCCAATTGCTACACTGTTAGCCCCTCATTGCGCGATCGAGGATTGCAACGTTGCAGGCTACAATGTCTCGAAGGGCACACTAGTCCTCGTCAACGCATGGAGCATAGGGAGGGACCCGAACTCGTGGGATGCTCCTGAAGAGTTCTTTCCCGAGAGATTCATAGGAAAGGGAATAGAATTTATAACTGGATCTAACTTTGCAATATTGCCGTTCGGGTCGGGTCGAAGAAGGTGCCCAGGAATCAATCTTGCACTTAAGACTGTTCCTACAACGTTGGCTAATTTGTTGCATGGATTTGAGCTTAAGTTGGAGGAAGGCATGAGGGTTGAAGATATAAGCATGGAGGAGCAATATGGATTGACTACTATTCCTAAACATCTTCTTTCTCTCATCATACAACCTACATTGCCATGTTATCTTTATTGATCTCTTATTGCTTCATCAAATAAGAAGTtcctttaaaaataaattccaCGGTATATGGTGTCTCATATGTTTGTACTACCAACAAAACATATCAAGGTGGCCTAGAaattatcaattaatttaaaattaatatcaaATTCATTTTCAGAAGATCATTTAATTTGGGCCCAGACCCAGAAAATTGTCCCATCACGACAAAGTGAACCTATTCAATTATAAACTTTATAAGTGGACACAGTATTTATTGTGCCTAgtctttatcttattttttgtcATAGCATTGGCCCAATACTATAGTATAATATTGGGACACAATTGATTACCCACGAAAAATCTTCCTTATTAAGCAAACCATTGCTAAGTAATTCATTCTCTCTTTGACTCAATCCACCCATAATTTCCATGCAATAACCATTTGCGTCGTAGACTCGTAGTCAAAGAGGGACATTCACAAACGTCAAAGCTTCTAGTAATTGTCAATTATGAACCCTCTAAAACTTCTTTGATTATTATATTGACTCGAACATGAAATTGTATTACAGTGGTCATGCCTAAAGATTTTATGTCTTTAGGTTATGAAAGATGTATAGGCTTAAGATACTAATctgtaattttgtaattttagaaATAACTATTTTACGActagataattaaaaaaatgatatatatacTTTCCAATTACAATCTAATTCTACTATTCTAGCGATCAATCTTATTATAcataatttacacaattaaaaccAGTGCCCTGCCCTGTAAACAAGAGTTGGTACTTCGTGCATCATAAGTTGCACCTCCACTAGAAAGCTTTCTAAAAACACACCCCCAAaacaatgaaataaaattcattgAAACTCATATACTTATGTAGTATTATGATTTGACTTAGTTCACCTACATTGTTAAATTTCAAGCTAGATCGTCTccataaaataagaaattaaaataaaaatagaaatgattttCAAATATTACATTTTACACCAAGTCCAGAGTCCAGTTTTATTGCGTTTGTTACCAGACAAATCTCCACTAATATGCAAATCAATCAGCTGTGTCAATTATATGCTAGTTGCCAtcataaatggaaaaaaaatgaaaagtaaaaataatactagtgaATGACATACTTTTTaatacaaatttaataaaataaaagaaatagagGAAAAAATGACTGTGTGTATTGTTAATAGTAAAACTATAAAAggtaaatatttttcatgtgcagtctaaaattaaaataatatgagTATTACTATCTgcatttttcaataaataatatgCTGTAATGTTTTGGATGACACGAGATTTCAagcatttgatttaattttcacTTTCACGCGGACAGTACTGTTTTGCCTTTTAAAATTTGAACGTAATCGCCTCACCGAATAATCACCACTTTCTTCAACCAAATTTCAATACTCAAAATACTTTTGAAAACTTCAAACTTCCAACTTCCAAACCCTAAATCTACGCAATTCACTCATGAACATATAGATACAATCTACATAAACACTCGATCTTCTCCCATTCTATTGGATCTGTGGTTGTCGGCGCTTTTATCCAGTGGTTTGGTGATAATTCAACGTTAAATTGCATATCGCAAAGTTTGGAGATCGATTTGAATCCATGGAGGCTATCGAGGAACTGGTGCAGCTCTCGGAATCGATGCGGCAGGCGTCGGCGTTGCTCGCCGATGAGGATGTTGACGAGACGACGTCTTCGTCTTCTTCATCCAAGCGCTCGTCCACTTTCCTCAATGTCGTTGCTCTTGGAAACACTGTGAGTTAGCTCAGTCAGAGGTTTCTTTGCAGTTGGTAGTTGAATTGGTTTATTGTTGTTGTGCGGTCTAGATCTCTGGGGTTGGCCATTTTTGTGATCTGGATTTTGATTCAATTAATCGAAATTGCGGTTTATCTGATCTAACCGGGAATATTTGTTTGAGTACTTTAGCTGATTGCTTCGAAATTCAGCTTGTAATCAACtggaatgggcaagtgaagcaGATCATGTGATTATGTTAATCGATTGGTTGGTGGGAATTTATTCCTGATTAGTGGGTTTTATTGAGTTGGCGAGTAGTGTAGGCAAATGAGCATAAGAAGGGTATTTTGCATCGTTGCGATTTACTTTTGCAGAATGGTGAAAAGCTAGTCGCAAAACTAAATTAATAGTTAGCTGGACTTAAACTACCCGATAacagaaaagttaaaaaaacagTACCGTATTCGGAACTATTGATTGATCTATTTGtttcattttctctattttccCCATTAGCCTGGAATTTAAGTATTGCGATGAGACATTTGAGGAAAGAATAAGATGCCTTGTGCTATTTCTGTTATGAGGTCTAGCTTACAGGTTAATTGATTGAAGATTTTGTCGATGGCCTGCATTATGATATGCATTATAATTGCAGACATGCCCGTTTTTGTAGAGACATGTTCATCTTTCACTTCTCTTACTCTATGTGGTAGTTATTTTAAAACAACACgcacaaaaaagaaaagaaaggaaaaagttAACTGAATGTAATGAAGTATCCGGCCAAAAAGGTGTCATGTACTTTGTTTTCACTTTGCACTGAATGGGGGCTGTTGGTTTGGATGTTTGAGTGCATATATGTGACATACAATTTCTttgtggagtagtatttataacTGAATATGACTAAAAAAAGGAAGTAAGTAATATTTCTTCAAGATCAGTGCTCATGTCTTGTCTGAGTCAGTTAGAAACTTAAAACGATGAACATGTactatatgcatgaattatGGCCTTCCTCTGCCAAGTAATTTACGAGAATTTTTTCAATCTATTGTAATACTACTAGTTATGTGATAGTATGTGTATTTCATACCTAGTGGTCATAATTCTGCATAGCATGTTGAATGTGTGGTAAAATGGCATGTATGAAGAGCTTTAATTAGGAGCTAACAGGTTGATTTATGATCGTAGATTGGTTCTCCGCTACATAGGTCAAAGAAAATCATTTGTTGTGTCTCTAGCAAGCCATATCCATGTTTAAGGGCCACTACTCCTTGGAAAACTGGTAGAATAGAAACTGCTGCAAGCTTGCTATTCAAATTAATCATGGAATTTATACTTCactatattatttataaaactaTAGTAACTAGATTTTGGATTAATTGTTAATTGTTAACAATTCACCAAGGTTTTTGCAATTTAAGAATATCTGTATATGCAAGCGTCATGCAGATTGAAGTGTTCTAGCTATTGTTGCATTCTCCAATTCTCCAATTAAATATCTGCATGTTTTACTATTCTTTGTACTATATAAGATAGAAATTTAATTCCTATGATACTTGTTTTTTCAGGGTGCAGGTAAGTCAGCTGTACTGAATAGTCTAATCGGGCATCCAGCATTGGTAAGTATGCTGTGTTACAAATATTGTATTTTGAGGTTGATTGGCGTCTTCATGTGTAAAGTCATTTTTCCTGAGAGCTTCTGTTATTTTTTGCAGCCAACTGGTGAAGGTGGTGCAACCCGTGCTCCAATATGTGTTGACTTAACCCGGGATAGTTCATTAAGCAGCAGATCTATAATGTTGCAGATTGATAGTAAATCTCAAGCTGTTTCTGCAAGTAAGTCCTCTAACTGTACATTACTCATAAAACAGATAATATGACTTCAAGTATGGTCTGTTTTGTTTTGCAATGAGAAAAATTCTTGTCACTTGATTTTATCATTGCATTAAAtcattctttttaatttaatgttcTGCCATAGGTGCACTTCGGCATTCATTACAAGACAGGTTGGGTAAAGCATCTGGCAAGAGCCGTGATGAAATATATTTAAAGCTCCGAACAAGTACAGGTGAGTCTGCTTTTGGAAACGATATGGATTAATTAGTTTACTCATTTTTATCTTCTATCAGGTGTTCTGGCTGTGCTGCTGATATATTTTTTCTGTTGTTTAGAAAAGAGAatctaataattttatttagtaAGAATGTTGGTATTTGCAACAAAATGAGGTTAGTTATCTAactttttatcttctttttatgGCAGCTCCACCACTGAAATTGATTGATTTGCCTGGAGCAGATAAGGGAAATGTTGACGATTCATTGGTGAGTACCTTAACAAAATTTGATTTCATTGTTCAGGCGAAAAAGCATTGGAATTTAAGATGGAATTCAATCTGATGAAGATGGATTGCAGTTACACTTTTCTTGAATTATTGATGATGTGCCCTACTACGGTCTTGCTGAGTTTTGACCTTCTGACTCTGACTAAATGATACTAATGATTGTTAATCATACCCTAGCGCCCAAAGTATTGATTTTTTGTTGTGTGATGGAATTTCTCTTCATTTCAGAGTCTGTATGCTGAACGCAGTGATGCAATTTTGCTGGTAGTAATACCTGCTGCCCAGGCTCCTGAAGTTGCATCAGCCAAAGCTATTAGAATTGCAAAGGAACTAGACGGAGAATGTTGGTTTGCTAGATCCATTTTTATCTcgattaatatatttaagatgggaagaaaatagaaacaaaatgttttttttaccaaaatcTGTTATGTTTCTGATTAACTTATGTTCACTTCTTAATTAGGTACTAGAACCGTTGGAGTGATTAGCAAAGTAGATCAAGCATCATCAGACCCAAAAGTTCTTGCTGCAGTGCAGGCTCTTTTGCTAAATCAAGGGCCTAGAAGTACCTCTGACATCCCATGGGTTGCTTTAATTGGTCAGTCGGTCGCTATAGCATCTGCTCAATCAGGGAGTGTTGGAGCTGACAATTCTTTAGAAAATGCATGGCGAGCTGAGAGTGAAAGTTTGAAATCTATACTGACTGGAGCCCCTCAAAGCAAGCTCGGGAGGTTAGCATTGGTGGAGACCATTGCTCAACAGATCCGAAGTCGCATGAAAATAAGGCTGCCAAATCTTCTTACAGGGTATTGCTGGAGTATCATGTTTTCAGTTAGCATTTAGTACCTGTAAAAGGATATATTAATGGATGTGTTGATTCTTTAAGTGAGTGATATTGATCGAGTCACTACTGCAGGCTCCAGGGCAAGTCCCAAGTAGTGCAGGATGAACTTTTCAGGCTTGGTGAACAGATGGTTCATAGTTCTGAGGGTACAAGAGCATTGGCATTGGAGCTTTGCCGTGAATTTGAGGACAAGTTCCTCCAGCATATCACAACCGGAGAGGTGATGCTCTGAACTCAGGGAAATAACAATATGCGAATCATATTCATAtatacatactccctccatcccaccacaagtgatcaactttccattttgggttgtcccactacaagtgatcaatttccctttttaacaaaaaacaaaacttcaactctctcttactttaccccctttctcttacttttattccctcattcttactttattctctcttttatctctcttactttttcctctctcataccCTATACTTTTCACTTTAAttcaatatatatcattttcttaaatcccgtgcccaAAAGAACTCCATCCCTtgtggtgggacggagggagtatattatactATTCCCTTGAGGTGCCATGGAATGTTGTCCTATTGAACTCTTCATTACTCAAACCTCTGATCTATCTATCTCTGTTGTCTGTTCCTATTTTATCAGTGTTCATCTTGATAGTCATTATTCTTATGTATGGTTTATATTAAAGTTGTTTATTCTTATTTGATCTATGTATTGCCGGCATAATGTTGAGAATCTGGATTACCTTACCTGTCCAGGGTTCTGGCTGGAAAGTGGTTTCTAGTTTTGAAGGCAATTTTCCCAACAGGATAAAGCAACTGCCTTTGGATCGACATTTTGACATTAATAATGTTAAAAGAGTATGTATTTTGATTACTTATGTCATTTGGAGTATGTGACTTTTGATGCCTTTTGTGTTTATATTGATGCTTCAAAACTGAACCAGATTGTGCTCGAAGCTGATGGTTATCAGCCTTATCTTATTTCTCCCGAGAAAGGGCTGAGGTCATTAATTAAAGGTGTTTTAGAGTTAGCGAAAGAATCATCACGCCTCTGTGTTGATGAGGTAAATAAATGTTGGTTCTTTTACCTATTTGTGTATTTTGCTTGTAGTTGTATTccattaaataattttctttttccttttgtaGGTGCACCGGGTGCTTGTTGATATCGTGTCAGCTTCTGCAAATGCAACACCGGGCCTCGGGAGATATCCTCCTTTTAAGCGCGAGGTTGATGGACTGCTATTATTTCATTTACTGATTACATTATGTCTTGTTCATTTGTTTTGATCTTCATGGAACATTCTTTCATGAAACTTATGTAGGTTATAGCAATTGCCACAACTGCTTTGGAAGGATTCAAGAATGAAGCTAAAACTATGGTAGTTGCACTTGTCGACATGGAACGTGCATATGTTCCACCTCAACATTTCATACGTCTTGTGCAGAGGCGGTGAGCACTGCAACTGATTCAGTTCTACAGTCCCagtattcaaatattttttctcttacaCTTGCTGTCTTTGATGGTTTTTCAGGATGGATAGGCAGCGACGTGAAGAGGAGTTGAAAGGCCGATCTTCCAAAAAGGGTTCTGAGGCAGAGCAATCAATATTGAATAGGGTAAACATCTTCGGAACTTGTGTTACTTTATTCAGGAATGGAATTTGTCTTCTTATTTAATGTATGTCAATTGTCAACAACCATACAAGCATTCCTTAACAATGCTATATGCTCTTCTTAGTCTTCTAAATTCTAATTGTCTTTTTCCTACTTTAAGGCGGCTAGCCCGCAAACTGGGGGCAGCTCAAAACCGATGAAGGATAGCAAATCTGGTctacaagataaagataaagacAAAGACGCCCAAGAAGGATCTGGGCTGAAGATTGCAGGACCAGATGGAGAACTAACAGCAGGTTCTTGCAAAATAGTGTCATAGTAGCTGTATTTCTGTTTGCGTATTTCATGTCTTGGCATAGGTGATTTGTAGAATAATTAAGGATCAGTTGATCCTTGATGTGCGGTTGCTTTAGTATCTAGGTGAGCTTGGTTGTACGGAAACCACAAGAGCTGTTGTTTTTGCCTTTTAAACACTTACAAGTCAAAACTACTGTCTTTGGTTTCCTTAACATGGAAGTTTTTCTTTGGATTAGTTGACAAAACAAGGTCCTTGACTCATTGGCAATGAATACTTAAACAGTAAATTGTCACTTGACACTTGAGCTACATGCCTCCCCTAGACAAAGTTGGACCGCTATGGTTGGAgtaaatgaaattgaaaaagaaaagctgattatatatttattgtatGTGTTCTATTGAAGGTCCTGTTATATGTATTTTCTATGTTTAGAATGTTCTTACAGAAGACCTTTTCCGTTTTCTTTGCTTTGTGGTGCGTGCTGCTTCTTTAATAAGTTAATGTAAGTTTGAAAAATGTATGCCTGGTGTATATAGATGACTCAGAGATGTTGCTTATGTACTTCTTTGTTTATACTGTAAGGTTACGTATGGATGACTAACCTTTCTTTATACAGGTTTTTTGTTGAAGAAGAGTACGAAAACTAATGGTTGGAGCCGCAGATGGTTCGTCTTAAATGGAAAAACAGGAAAAGTGAGTTCCTTAACTTCCAACCAACAACTACTGGTAGAGAGGCAAGTATCTTTTCAAACTTTCATGAAATATACTTTCCATGATCTCTGCAGCTTGGGTACACGAAGAAGCAGGAAGAGAGACATTTTCGTGGTGTCATTACATTGGAGGTACTTTGTGGCTATATGATAGTACATATCTTACTCAGCCCCCTAGTTTAGTCCTGAAATGTGCTTATATGCTAATGCGACAAGTGCTTATATGCTACTCCCTAAAGATGTCGGAAAACAgaggattttattttattattgcaaAGAATGAGGAGTCATACGGGGGACATGTTAATACTTCTCTGAACTGAATTTTATTGCTGCATGCTGTGGAGCTATATGACTTTAAACATATTTCATTCGATCTTGTAATTTTTGTTGTTGCAATTCCCAGGAATGTAATTTAGAAGAAGTTGCAGAAAATGAGGAAACTCCTCCAGCGAAGAGTTCTAAAGATAAAAAAGCAAACGGTCCAGATTCGGGAAAAGCACCCAGTCTAGTATTTAAGCTAACAAGTAGAGTTCCATAtaagactgtcctaaaaggtgcTACAAATATTGCTGCCTTCTCTTTCTGAAACTTattgcaattttaatttatagacAACTAAGCAGAAGCTCCCTGATACCTGCAGCCAATAGTGCCGTTGTTTTGAAGGCTGAAAGTGCTACTGACAAGGCAGAATGGTTAAATAAACTTAGAGATGTTATCAGTTCAAAAGGAGGTCAAGTGAAGGGTGAATCTGGCCCTCCATTGCGCCAAAGTCTTTCTGATGGTTCTCTTGTGAGTTCATGAACTTCCTAGCATTGCCAAATTTGTCCAACATTTATGTTATTATTGCTGTGCATTTAAGTAGTTTGATTTATAAAAGGTTCAAGTGTTTGGTTCATTTCAGTGTCTTTCTGTTTGTAAATTGTGACTTGCTTACATATATGTTCTCACATTTGAAATTTCAACTAGGAAACAATGACCAGAAGACCTGCCGATCCAGAAGAAGAACTTCGGTGGATGTCTCAGGAAGTGCGTGGTTACGTCGAAGCTGTTCTTAACAGTCTTGCAGCCAATGTCCCAAAGGTCATATACATGATAGTAAAAATTTCCTCTATACATTTTACTAAGAGAAATCGCCTTCTGGCTTATGATGTATTTGATTACAGGCTGTTGTACTTTGCCAAGTTGAAAAGTCAAAAGAAGATATGCTATTTAAGCTATACAGTTCTATAAGGTTAGTCTCCTTTCATGCATCCAATGTTGGGTGATACTTTCGACAGCTTGTGTTTCTTATCCCACTACCCCTGCCTTATTAAGCTAGTTCATTTATATCTGTGGGAACATTCATCTTATTGTTAAAAAATTTGTGTGCGTGCGCTTTTGTTTTGTGTTCATGACATGACTCGTCTAATTTGGAATGATAGTGCTCAAAGCATGGCAAGAATAGAAGAGCTGCTCCAAGAGGACCAGAATGTCAAGCGTAGGAGAGAGCGTATCCAGAAACAGTCCTCTATTCTTTCTAAGCTCACTAGACAACTCAGTATTCATGATAACCGGGCAGCCGCTGCATCCAGCTATTCAAATGGTGTTGGAGCAGGTGATCTATCTTACAAAAGTGTTTATTATTACGAAGTTACATTTTACTATGTCGATTTCATAATTGTAGTATGATGAATCCTTTTGATGTATTCCTCTTTTACGTTAGTAGAAAGTCCAACCACTGCTGGTCCATCATCGGGGGACGACTGGAGATCTGCATTTGATACTGCCGCCAACGGCCCAAACCTATCATACGGGGATTCTAGATCAAATGGTCACAGCCGGCGGAACAGTGATCCTTCTCAAAATGGTGATATCAACCCTGGTGGCCGACGCACGCCCACCCGTGTGCCACCAGCTCCTCCATCGTCTGGCTCTGGTTATAGATTCTAAGTTAGATGGAAATTTTGACAGTCATTCTTGCAATTCTTGTCGGGTGTTTGATCAGTTTCTCGAGCTCTCATCGAGCTCTAAATCTTGTTATAGTTGCCCTTGCCCTTTTTGAGGATTGATCAATATAGACATTTGTGTATATAGATATCCGGTTTATGTTGTGGCTTCTGACAGTTGTGTTTTGCGCTGCTGAAGTTCACTTGTATTGGTAGAACTCCTATGGAAAAATATTATCGTGaatgctatatatatgtattctctaaattttttggaagaattatttttttgaattgttctttttcatttcctagTGAAAGATGTTTATAATTTTATGTGATTGGTATATTGATATTTCCTATTTTGAATTTGAGGTTGttatttcttgtttttctttattataTAATGTGGGTAAGATTTATAAAAGATGACCCTAGGGATATTTTGAGTTTGAGATTTTGAAAGTAATTTTGCCAACTTTTCACCCTAAAGACcatgattttataaaaataaaagagaatacATTGAGAATTAATACCTTGTTTTGATGAAAAATAGTCCTATTTTTCTACTATGGTTCATTCACCGACATATGAAAACTTTCTCctcattttttctctcttttatacATTACTTTTTTACTGTTTTTTACTGTAAtacttaaataattatatattaaaattcataccgttcacgaacaatattattttatggattaaGGTAGTGTAAAAttatagtactctctccgttctaTAGTAGTAGTCACTTCTTTTCggtacggagattaagaaagagatacttattaaatatattaaatgaagagataataaagtagaaaagagagaaaagtaaagAGAACAAAGTAagatggtgaataaagtaagtgatggaaaaatgactctactactatggaacgaggGGAGTATAACGTAAAGATCCGTCCAATCAGGAGGACGACAACCTTAGAAGTCACTTGTTAGATTAGAAATAACAACTCATTGTCatctaatatctaacttaattgACATAACATCACCAAATCATCATAGGTTTCCCTGTCCCAACCAACACTACTACTCAATGCTTTAATTCCAAGactaaataaatcaaaaccaccATAAAAATCATACAATTCTTGTTTCCCTTCTACAAAACCTTCAAATATCCCCTCTCCCACACCCTACCTAACATCACACACTCAAATTTTCGATTTCGGTTCGATTTGTCCAGGCATGAAAGGTAAACCACAAAACCCTTTCAATCTCAAGACAATCTTGATATgtctcttcttccttctcttcctcttcttgatcCTCCGATCAACTTTCCCCTACCCCCAACACACCTCTCTCCGAACTCCTGCCATCCTCCACCCCTCGAACGCCTTGGAGGGCTGCCCCCCTCTTTCCAACTCCCCAACAACATGCACCAAAATCCCACCTTCCCTATCCCACGCATTACTATGCCACCCTAAACTTCACCCCACAACAAACTTTCGAAGAAATCTCCATTTCCCTCAACATCCTCCAAAAAAAATCCCCATGCAACTTCCTAGTCTTCGGATTGGGCCACGACAGCTTGACGTGGACAGCTCTCAACCACGGCGGCCGAACCGTTTTCCTAGAAGAGGACAAGGAGTGGATCGCGCAAATCAAGGCACAGATCCCTTCACTCGAAGCCTACCACGTGGCCTACGACACAAAAGTGGCCAAGGCCGACGAGCTTCTCGAGGTGGCCACAAGGGAAGAATGCAAGGTCATGACTGACCCTAGATTCTCCAAGTGCCAGCTGGCGCTTTCTAACTTTCCAAGTGAGATTTACGACGTGGAGTGGGACCTTATCATGGTGGATGCCCCGACCGGATACTTTGAGGGGGCGCCCGGGCGGATGAGCGCGATCTACACGGCTGGATTGATGGCGAGGAATAGAGGGAGGGGggagagtgatgtgtttgtgcaTGACGTGGATAGGGTTGTGGAGGATAGGTATTCAAAGGCATTGTTGTGTGAGGGTTACTTGGTTGAGCAAGAAGGGAGAATTAGGCACTTCAATATCCCTAGTCATAAATAAGACTAGTCCTAGTAGACCTTTTTGTCcataaatatttgaaaaaataatgcaTGCTTCCTAAATttcatgtgtttttattttattattgagaATTTAAGGATTCTTATTGATTGTAC
It contains:
- the LOC121781938 gene encoding dynamin-2B-like isoform X1 — translated: MEAIEELVQLSESMRQASALLADEDVDETTSSSSSSKRSSTFLNVVALGNTGAGKSAVLNSLIGHPALPTGEGGATRAPICVDLTRDSSLSSRSIMLQIDSKSQAVSASALRHSLQDRLGKASGKSRDEIYLKLRTSTAPPLKLIDLPGADKGNVDDSLSLYAERSDAILLVVIPAAQAPEVASAKAIRIAKELDGECTRTVGVISKVDQASSDPKVLAAVQALLLNQGPRSTSDIPWVALIGQSVAIASAQSGSVGADNSLENAWRAESESLKSILTGAPQSKLGRLALVETIAQQIRSRMKIRLPNLLTGLQGKSQVVQDELFRLGEQMVHSSEGTRALALELCREFEDKFLQHITTGEGSGWKVVSSFEGNFPNRIKQLPLDRHFDINNVKRIVLEADGYQPYLISPEKGLRSLIKGVLELAKESSRLCVDEVHRVLVDIVSASANATPGLGRYPPFKREVIAIATTALEGFKNEAKTMVVALVDMERAYVPPQHFIRLVQRRMDRQRREEELKGRSSKKGSEAEQSILNRAASPQTGGSSKPMKDSKSGLQDKDKDKDAQEGSGLKIAGPDGELTAGFLLKKSTKTNGWSRRWFVLNGKTGKLGYTKKQEERHFRGVITLEECNLEEVAENEETPPAKSSKDKKANGPDSGKAPSLVFKLTSRVPYKTVLKANSAVVLKAESATDKAEWLNKLRDVISSKGGQVKGESGPPLRQSLSDGSLETMTRRPADPEEELRWMSQEVRGYVEAVLNSLAANVPKAVVLCQVEKSKEDMLFKLYSSISAQSMARIEELLQEDQNVKRRRERIQKQSSILSKLTRQLSIHDNRAAAASSYSNGVGAVESPTTAGPSSGDDWRSAFDTAANGPNLSYGDSRSNGHSRRNSDPSQNGDINPGGRRTPTRVPPAPPSSGSGYRF
- the LOC121781938 gene encoding dynamin-2B-like isoform X2, producing the protein MEAIEELVQLSESMRQASALLADEDVDETTSSSSSSKRSSTFLNVVALGNTGAGKSAVLNSLIGHPALPTGEGGATRAPICVDLTRDSSLSSRSIMLQIDSKSQAVSASALRHSLQDRLGKASGKSRDEIYLKLRTSTAPPLKLIDLPGADKGNVDDSLSLYAERSDAILLVVIPAAQAPEVASAKAIRIAKELDGECTRTVGVISKVDQASSDPKVLAAVQALLLNQGPRSTSDIPWVALIGQSVAIASAQSGSVGADNSLENAWRAESESLKSILTGAPQSKLGRLALVETIAQQIRSRMKIRLPNLLTGLQGKSQVVQDELFRLGEQMVHSSEGTRALALELCREFEDKFLQHITTGEGSGWKVVSSFEGNFPNRIKQLPLDRHFDINNVKRIVLEADGYQPYLISPEKGLRSLIKGVLELAKESSRLCVDEVHRVLVDIVSASANATPGLGRYPPFKREVIAIATTALEGFKNEAKTMVVALVDMERAYVPPQHFIRLVQRRMDRQRREEELKGRSSKKGSEAEQSILNRAASPQTGGSSKPMKDSKSGLQDKDKDKDAQEGSGLKIAGPDGELTAGFLLKKSTKTNGWSRRWFVLNGKTGKLGYTKKQEERHFRGVITLEECNLEEVAENEETPPAKSSKDKKANGPDSGKAPSLVFKLTSRVPYKTVLKANSAVVLKAESATDKAEWLNKLRDVISSKGGQVKGESGPPLRQSLSDGSLETMTRRPADPEEELRWMSQEVRGYVEAVLNSLAANVPKAVVLCQVEKSKEDMLFKLYSSISAQSMARIEELLQEDQNVKRRRERIQKQSSILSKLTRQLSIHDNRAAAASSYSNGVGAESPTTAGPSSGDDWRSAFDTAANGPNLSYGDSRSNGHSRRNSDPSQNGDINPGGRRTPTRVPPAPPSSGSGYRF